The Ziziphus jujuba cultivar Dongzao chromosome 7, ASM3175591v1 genome includes a region encoding these proteins:
- the LOC107424923 gene encoding uncharacterized protein LOC107424923 isoform X2 — protein sequence MAPPTPKVVIPIDLKSKPWQQKLPLHNRWHPQIPPVAEAKTDEVFRVEMVDWTGGTIKDDDSALDVKCIDPSTVHYLSGPIRIVDKDGIPAKPGDLLAVEICNLGPLPGDEWGFTATFDRENGGGFLTDHFPSATKAIWYFEGIYAYSPHIPGVRFAGLTHPGIVGTAPSMELLNIWNERERQLEENGLHSLKLCEVLHQRPLANLPSTKGCVLGKIQEGTPEWEKIAREAARTIPGRENGGNCDIKNLSRGSKVYLPVFVEGANLSTGDMHFSQGDGEISFCGAIEMSGFLELKCEIIRGGMKEYLTPMGPTPLHVNPIFEIGPVEPRFSEWLVFEGISVDESGRQHYLDASIAYKRAVLNAIDYLSKFGYSKEQAYLLLSCCPCEGRISGIVDVPNAVATLAIPTAIFDQDIRPKSNKVPVGPRIVRKPDVLKSTYEGNLPITRNPSSTV from the exons ATGGCTCCTCCTACTCCAAAAGTAGTAATTCCTATAGACTTGAAAAGCAAGCCATGGCAACAAAAGCTACCTCTTCACAACCGTTGGCACCCTCAAATTCCTCCGGTGGCAGAGGCCAAAACCGATGAGGTTTTCAGAGTAGAGATGGTAGATTGGACAGGTGGTACTATCAAAGATGATGATTCTGCACTAGATGTAAAATGCATAGACCCCTCAACT GTTCATTACCTCAGTGGACCAATCCGAATTGTGGACAAGGATGGGATTCCAGCCAAGCCTGGTGATCTACTGGCAGTTGAAATATGCAACTTGGGTCCTCTCCCCGGAGATGAATGGGGATTTACAGCGACTTTCGATCGAGAGAATGGAGGTGGTTTTCTGACTGATCATTTTCCTAGTGCAACCAAAGCAATTTGGTATTTTGAAGGAATATATGCCTACTCTCCTCACATACCAG GAGTAAGATTTGCTGGCTTGACTCATCCGGGAATAGTTGGAACAGCACCATCCATGGAACTTCTAAATATATGGAATGAAAGGGAAAGACAACTTGAAGAGAATGGGTTGCATTCTCTGAAACTATGTGAAGTTTTGCATCAACGTCCCTTGGCTAACTTACCATCCACAAAAGGTTGTGTCCTTGGAAAG ATCCAAGAGGGCACTCCAGAATGGGAGAAAATAGCTAGGGAGGCTGCAAGGACAATAccaggaagagaaaatggaggaaACTGTGACATCAAGAACCTCAGCAGAGGTTCAAAAGTATACCTTCCAGTATTTGTGGAGGGAGCGAATCTGAGTACTGGTGACATGCATTTTTCTCAGGGTGATGGTGAAATCTCATTCTGTGGGGCAATAGAGATGAGTGGCTTTTTGGAGCTCAA GTGTGAAATTATAAGGGGAGGAATGAAAGAGTATCTGACACCAATGGGGCCAACTCCTCTTCATGTAAACCCAATCTTCGAAATAGGTCCTGTTGAACCAAGATTCTCAGAATGGCTTGTATTTGAAGGCATCAGCGTTGACGAGAGTGGGAGGCAGCACTATCTTGATGCCTCTATCGCTTACAAGCGTGCAGTGCTCAATGCCATTGACTACCTCTCTAAATTTGGATATTCCAAAGAACAG GCGTATCTTCTGTTGTCATGTTGTCCTTGTGAAGGAAGAATTTCTGGAATAGTCGACGTCCCCAATGCTGTAGCAACCTTAGCAATCCCAACAGCTATATTCGACCAG GATATTCGTCCAAAATCCAACAAGGTTCCTGTTGGACCCCGGATCGTGAGGAAACCAGATGTCCTGAAATCCACCTATGAAGGAAATCTGCCCATTACAAGGAACCCTAGCTCCACAGTATAA
- the LOC107424966 gene encoding LOW QUALITY PROTEIN: uncharacterized protein LOC107424966 (The sequence of the model RefSeq protein was modified relative to this genomic sequence to represent the inferred CDS: inserted 2 bases in 1 codon; substituted 1 base at 1 genomic stop codon), producing MAPPTPKVVIPIDVKSKPWQQKLPLHNRWHPQIPLVVEAKTGEVFRVEMVDWTGGAVKDDDSALDIKCIDPSTVHYLSGPIRIVDKDGIPAKPGDLPAVXGDEWGHTATXDRENGGGFLTDHFPSATKAIWYFEGIYAYSPHIPGVRFAGLTHPGIVGTAPSMELLNIWNERERQLEENGLHSLKPCEVLHQRPLANLPSTKGCVLGNLSKGTPEWEKIAREAARTVPGRENGGNCDIKNLSRGSKVYLPVFVEGANLSTGDMHFSQGDGEISFCGAIEMSGFLELKCEIIREGMKEYLTPMGPTPLHVNPIFEIGPVEPRFSEWLVFEGISVDESGRQHSLDASIAYKRAVLNAIDYLSKFGYSKEQAYLLLSCCPCEGRISGIVDVPNALATLAIPTAIFDQDIRPKSNKVPVGPQIVRKPDVLKSTYEGNLPITRNPSSTV from the exons ATGGCTCCTCCAACTCCAAAAGTAGTAATTCCTATAGACGTGAAAAGCAAGCCATGGCAACAAAAGCTACCTCTTCACAACCGTTGGCACCCTCAAATTCCTCTGGTGGTAGAGGCCAAAACCGGTGAGGTTTTCAGAGTAGAGATGGTAGATTGGACAGGCGGTGCTGTCAAAGATGATGATTCTGCACTAGATATAAAATGCATAGACCCCTCAACT GTTCATTACCTCAGTGGACCAATCCGAATTGTGGACAAGGATGGGATTCCAGCCAAGCCGGGCGATCTACCGGCAGT GGGAGATGAATGGGGACACACAGCGACTTGAGATCGAGAGAATGGAGGTGGTTTTCTGACTGATCATTTTCCTAGTGCAACCAAAGCAATTTGGTATTTTGAAGGAATATATGCCTATTCTCCTCACATACCAG GAGTAAGATTTGCAGGTTTGACTCATCCGGGAATAGTTGGAACAGCACCATCCATGGAACTTCTAAATATATGGAATGAAAGGGAAAGACAACTTGAAGAGAATGGGTTGCATTCTCTGAAGCCATGTGAAGTTTTGCATCAACGTCCCTTGGCTAACTTACCATCAACAAAAGGTTGTGTCCTTGGAAA TCTTTCTAAGGGCACTCCAGAATGGGAGAAGATAGCTAGGGAGGCTGCAAGGACAGTAccaggaagagaaaatggaggaaACTGTGACATCAAGAACCTCAGCAGAGGCTCAAAAGTATACCTTCCGGTATTTGTGGAGGGAGCGAATCTGAGTACTGGTGACATGCATTTTTCTCAGGGTGATGGTGAAATCTCATTCTGTGGGGCAATAGAGATGAGTGGCTTTTTGGAGCTCAA GTGTGAAATTATAAGGGAAGGAATGAAAGAGTATCTGACACCAATGGGGCCAACTCCTCTTCATGTAAACCCAATCTTCGAAATAGGTCCTGTTGAACCAAGATTCTCAGAATGGCTTGTATTTGAAGGCATCAGCGTTGACGAGAGTGGGAGGCAGCACTCTCTTGATGCCTCTATCGCTTACAAGCGTGCAGTACTCAATGCCATTGACTACCTCTCTAAATTTGGATATTCCAAAGAACAG GCGTATCTTCTGTTGTCATGTTGTCCTTGTGAAGGAAGAATTTCTGGAATAGTCGACGTTCCCAATGCTTTAGCAACCTTAGCAATCCCAACAGCTATATTCGACCAG GATATTCGTCCAAAATCCAACAAGGTTCCTGTTGGACCCCAGATCGTGAGGAAACCAGATGTCCTGAAATCCACCTATGAAGGAAATCTGCCCATTACAAGGAACCCTAGCTCCACAGTTTAA
- the LOC107424965 gene encoding uncharacterized protein LOC107424965: MDDVRASSAWVAEHSTHVIVDSSGIEKMVEAIDSIPRVNWDFEGIHYFDNGPLTVQYLLVLDALNFCFWPDKDLTYDHLASGLKAALKNDKSAFDADRLQKYTGPQLRELLNWPRPLPLEDERVRLLHEVGFELERSFDGKASNIVESCGKSAIKLVALVTRHFPGFRDHSVYKGHQVFLYKRAQIFAADLWGAFQGQGYGEFNDIGSITMMADYIVPAVLQQLGVLKYSSELAKLIEANNEIYSGSEEEVELRACSIYAVERMKELISKKSGKQVLSVELDLWLWSFGIQFPSLQHHRTLSIYY; this comes from the exons ATGGACGATGTTAGGGCAAGCTCTGCTTGGGTCGCAGAACATTCTACTCATGTCATCGTCGACTCCTCTG GGATTGAGAAAATGGTGGAGGCTATTGATTCAATTCCGAGAGTGAATTGGGATTTCGAAGGGATTCACTATTTTGATAATGGACCGCTTACCGTTCAGTACCTCTTGGTATTGGACGCTTTGAATTTCTGCTTTTGGCCTG ATAAGGATTTAACTTATGATCATTTGGCGTCGGGGTTGAAGGCAGCTTTAAAGAATGATAAATCAGCTTTTGATGCTGATCGTTTGCAGAAGTACACCG GTCCACAATTACGTGAGCTGTTGAACTGGCCTAGACCACTTCCTTTGGAGGATGAACGAGTTCGATTGTTGCATGAG GTTGGGTTTGAACTGGAAAGAAGCTTTGATGGCAAAGCATCTAATATTGTGGAATCCTGTGGAAAATCTGCTATCAAGCTTGTTGCTCTTGTTACACGTCACTTTCCTG GCTTCCGGGATCACTCGGTGTACAAAGGACACCAAGTATTCTTGTACAAAAGAGCACAAATATTTGCTGCAGATTTGTGGGGTGCATTCCAGGGCCAGggatatggagaatttaatgaCATTGGATCCATTACCATGATGGCTGATTACATTGTTCCAGCTGTTCTTCAGCAGCTTGGCGTGCTGAAGTACAGTTCAGAGCTTGCCAAATTGATTGAggctaataatgaaatatattcagGCAGTGAGGAGGAAGTTGAGCTACGGGCTTGCTCCATATATGCTGTGGAGAGGATGAAGGAGTTGATCAGTAAAAAATCAGGGAAGCAG GTGCTTAGTGTGGAGTTAGACCTTTGGCTTTGGTCTTTTGGCATTCAATTTCCATCTCTGCAACACCACCGAACACTTTCAATATATTACTGA